The following coding sequences are from one Rutidosis leptorrhynchoides isolate AG116_Rl617_1_P2 chromosome 11, CSIRO_AGI_Rlap_v1, whole genome shotgun sequence window:
- the LOC139876219 gene encoding uncharacterized protein: MAKIGSGNSTWAFKLGDGNNYSLKKMTTFIDSIIVERSYVGDKTLRNNLVPLKIGIFVWRVLKERIAVKLELVKRGVNLASLLCPICNKEVESTSHALITCEYAKDVWSRIHNWWSLNFIPSINIESLLKDPNCNTLPRSLQKTWQAISWTTAYFIWKNRNQKFFNNDSWSTAKLTCDIQVKSFEWIMNRSSKINKDWLQWLLNSINLGAPNVNNLDPG; encoded by the coding sequence ATGGCGAAGATTGGATCAGGCAACTCAACGTGGGCTTTTAAACTTGGCGATGGTAACAACTACTCTTTAAAAAAAATGACGACTTTCATCGACAGTATAATCGTCGAGAGATCTTATGTTGGAGACAAGACACTCCGGAATAACTTGGTACCACTCAAAATCGGTATCTTTGTTTGGCGTGTTCTCAAAGAAAGAATTGCGGTTAAATTGGAATTAGTAAAGCGCGGTGTTAATTTAGCTTCCTTATTATGCCCCATTTGCAATAAGGAAGTTGAATCTACTTCTCATGCTTTAATAACTTGCGAGTATGCAAAAGATGTATGGTCGAGAATTCATAATTGGTGGAGCTTAAACTTTATCCCTAGTATCAACATCGAAAGTTTATTGAAAGATCCAAACTGTAACACCCTTCCGAGAAGTCTACAAAAAACATGGCAAGCCATTTCGTGGACGACGGCTTATTTCATTTGGAAGAATAGAAATCAAAAATTTTTCAACAATGACTCATGGTCCACCGCAAAACTCACATGTGATATTCAAGTTAAATCGTTTGAGTGGATAATGAACCGTTCGAGTAAAATCAACAAAGATTGGCTTCAATGGCTCCTAAACTCTATTAATCTCGGAGCACCTAATGTCAACAATCTTGACCCCGGTTAA